Within the Tachysurus fulvidraco isolate hzauxx_2018 chromosome 3, HZAU_PFXX_2.0, whole genome shotgun sequence genome, the region ACATGAGTTTGAGCATCATAATTATTTCCGAATTCATTACCGACTTAACTAAATTCTATTGTATGGAACTAAATTTATTAACTGTTACATAATGAAACTCCATTCCAGTCACCAATGGAGATTTGAGAGCAAACTGTTCTTAGAAATTCAGTCCTGATGCAGGACTAAGGAATAACATCGACACCCATCTATACGGCATCTGTGTGGCACCATCCAGACTAATCTCATTGATCTCAGTGATGTTTCGGCTTTTCATGTGGGTCATTTTCAGGTGACAAATACTGAAAACAGAAGTATCTCTAAAGTCTATATTGTTGTGCTGTACAGTCTAATCTTCTGTAAATTTGCAGAGTGCTTTATTTGACATGTTTTACACcaagttcagtgtgtatgttggtTATCAAGATATGAACAAAGATAGATTTCCCCACTGAAAGCAATGACTAAGTAAGATTGTAGCCTGATTTTATAACAGTGTAGGTGTTTATTGGAATCTGTGGAAAGGCTTGGCAGTTTCTATATTACTAATCTTCAGATAAGATTGCACAGCTTTCCTAATAAAATGTACTCCTCTTTGACAGTTGAATAATTGCACAATACAGCCCATAATTATAGAAgggaattatttattatagcaCTAATCCTAATTATTTATATgggaattatttataattactgtataaatatttagaatCTGGTTTCACTAAGGTGAGAATGGCTTCCCTTTTCTGTCAGCTTCCTCTCAGGGATTCCTCCTCATGTCATCTTAGGGAGTTTGTCCTTACCACTGTTGCCTTTGACTTTTCATTAGGGatagaaatataaaagtaaaaaatcaggaaaataaaatcaggaatctagatttctgtaaaaataCTCCAGTgttaaagcgctatacaaatagtATTGACTTGACTTTAAACAGTTTAGATGTGAAAACTGGGCTTACAGTGCTTTGTTCACCATAAGCCCAGATTTCACATCTAATGAAACAATCAAACCTTAAATATTATAGATTTTGTCCTATAAGGGACAACAATGACCTATTAACAGTCTCTAAGCCCCTTGTTTCTCCtttctggtaaaaaaaagttcatactCTGAATGATCTTTTAAACTCTTTTTTGGATCTttatcactctttctctctttctgggAAATCCAGATTCATATAACTTATATTGTGTTCCTTGGGATACTCAAAACAGAGAATTATCACCTACTTGAACATCTACAGAAATTTACATTAACTCTGGGTTTGAGCTCTTATTTGTGTAATGTGTTCACTGGACTTAAATGTCCTGTTATAGGTTCTCTTTTAGCGTGGTTCGGAGAACTTGGAGTAATTGGTTTGGAACTTCTTGTATTTgtcataatatttttattaaatcaaaaGCTCTGGCCCATCAGTTGATACATTTTGCATTTGCTCACAGTTTATATAGCACCACTCCGAACCTATCCAATGAcaaaatttttaataaatgtaatacagtCTCTATTGTGGATCACATACATATGCTTGGGGAATGCCCACCAATCAtggttttttatttacatattttaagttGTTATGAGTAAATATTCTTTTCCATACTGTTAATGGTTGATATGCATTTATTTCAGGTTTACTTTTGTTACTAGATGATTCAGGTATAACGCTTAGTTTACAACAGAAGAGAATATTAATGGCTGTATTGACCTCCTCCAAAAAGACAGTTTTCAAAGGCTGTTTAGAACCAAATGTCAACATTCTTACTGGCATACTGGCATTcctatgttttatatattttaattttataacaTGCCGCAGCACCATCTTGAACTGGACAGTTATAGATTTTGTTGAGGATTTAATGTAGTGATTAGTTTGGTATGTTAATTGAAGCCATGTGCTTGggttttctcattttctcaaatattgaattatttattcatttataataataataataataataataataataataataataataataataataataataataataataataagaggaagaagaagaagaagaagaagaagaagaagaagaagaagaagaagaagaagaaaattatGAAGTTATAAAGTTCACTATAGAGctgatttttaattttccaCTTTGTTGATTTGTTGATGTCAAACCCATCCTCACCAGAACtagaaaacagaacaaaatagTCACACGTTATCTTCAGAGAAAACATTTACAGTTCTCTTAGCACATGTGGACTATTTTATATGTAATGCATTCCTGTCTAACAAcatcatatatattttgtttttattagagACGCAATAAAATTTCAGTGAATATAATTTCACAGTAATGAAACCGAAATGGAGCCTCAGAGCAGTAAAGCTGTCAATTATTAACCAGTATTTACCAGTAtatgtgtgttcatttgttCCTAGGCAGCACACATATAACAGGAGACAAACCTAACATTGGGTGAGCAGAGTTACAACTGCATATCACTGATAGAGGATCAAAGGAAATGTGTGAATAAAGGGCACCCAGAGAAAGACAATCCTATCATGCAATACAGAGCAAACATTGTCACTGCctgttctgcaaaaaaaaaaatgttgatgtgttcagtgtacctttaattttagatatatttatagatatatagaatTTTTATATACCATAATTTGCGTTTAGATTGTTACTGTTAATACTATGTTAAGACTTTGTATACATTTttcaaacttttattatttacaaacaaTCATGAAGGGTCAGTGATGGAAGACCCAGTTCTTTCAAGTGCACTTGAACATTGAAACCTGTTACTGAAACCTCTCACTGTGTCAGCTGCGTAAATACATTTTCCCTCtgggtgtgttttcttttcccgTGTTATCTGCTAAACATGAAGACTGCTCTGATTGATGACCCTACTGTTTAAAGGGTGTGTTTTTAACGTCATTTTGCATGATTGTACCATTTCtttgtgcaagagtgtgtgtgtggtaggaggaggaggaagaggaggaggaggaggaggaggaggaggaattaCAGAACATCTGTTTGTATATTTGGTTATGGCTCACAAGTATACTCATACTCAACTCATAGTGTTGTCAGATTTGGATTAAAAACATACAGGATTGTTAATTTATCTATGCACCAAAATACATTTAGTTGTATCAGTCATATGCATTCCTAGGATTTCTACCATATGTTTGATTGAGTTTGTTCCATCAGATGTGACAATTTCTCTtatgtttgactttttttttttttttttttttaatattttcaatCAGCATTGACTTATCAGTCCAAAAGTATCAGTCCAAAAAGATGGTTAGGGTGCAAGCAAATTTGTGCCCAAATATCATGATGATGTCACCTGTATAATGTCGACTTGTTGTGATTATAGGGTTTGTCCTGTTCTCTTCCTAGGAATCTATTCACAATATACTTCTTTCAAGATACTTTTAACTAATATAATACCATTTGACTTTACAGTATACAGTTTcagaataataatgatttataaataataatgattgtTGTCTCTTAAAAGCTTGAGTCTGCTCAAGGTTATTTCCTCATGTTGACTGAAGGAGTTTTTTCCTTGTCACGTCTTGCTTTTGCTCTTTAGGGGTCTAATTGGAAGAAGGTTTCTATGAAACTGTAGGCCACTTATTTGTTTAGTAATATGAACATTCTATGAACATCTctaaaatgaacaaacacatttaGGCTTTACCagttttatgtttaaacatacagtacatgtcagtACAAAGTAAGCTGAATCAGATGTGTTGTAAAGACTTTGGTGAACTAAAATCAAGTTACTCTACCCAGAAGTCCAATAGTAGAATAAAAGCAATTTGGCCAATTTGTGTGTAGAGCTTCTGCTTCCATGATGATCCTCAAACACAAGCAGAAACCAACATAAGCAGAGTTGCACTGCTCACCACAGTTACACTGGGTTTGGTTGATACAGCGTTACTGGGCTTGGGGTGTGGCCGTGCCTCTGCAAAGAGCAAAACACACTGTTTACTAATCACAACATTAAAAGCTTGCCAATACTAAAATCCATCTAAAACTTAATGAAcctaacatactgtataccaaGCGGCGTGCTTGGTAACGGggtttaaatatatacagtcatTTGGAAAAATAAGACGCTCCattaaatattctttattaagaaatgtcaacaagtCAATTTatgatcttgttttttttttttttttacctgtagatgaaagtgatgttatttcttttaaacaacaacaacaacaacaaaaatcagtTTTCccttattaaacaaaagaaatcaacaaaatgagTAAGGAAAAAGTTAGaacaccctacaccctaatAGCTAGAATTTCCCCCTTTCCccatctaccagtttctgaTATCAACTGGAAAAAAGTTTACAAATTCTTTTGacatctttttatatcccttaAAAGATCATAAGCATCAACAAACgtctttctgaaggcctcagagagctctttggatctcatCATGGTAAAACATATCACTTTAACAATTAAGAGTAAACTAAAGGTCTGagatttaaaatattcaaaatattctgTAACAATGTTCAAATAATTTGCACCTGATGTGATACACCTGTAAGTAATTTTATCCaatttaagtacaaataaatgtgggggtgtcattactttttcctcacaggaatttagattttttttttaattaaattttacagataattataaaaatacctttctttggttttattcGTTTAGTTATATTAATTGAatccattattattaaaataaagataaaatgcccatatgattaaataaaaacacagactttCACTGGTCCTAATTACATGATTTTACATGCTTCTTTAAGATGTTCTTTATCTCcctaaattatttgtttattttatatatttattttaatgattatttccTTAAATATTTCTTTGTCACAGGTTTTTCCTGTAAAACATTAACTGAGGTAGTGGTGTATACACATAGTATACACttcacaatataataataataataataataataataagaagaagaagaagaagaagaagaagaagaagaagaagaagaagaagaatttcaAAAACAGTTCTAATGTAACTCAGTCTGTAAAGTGTGGAAATAATGTACTGCTCTTAACCACTAGATGGCCTCAGAGTTCTGTTACAGGAAACTACTCACCTACAACAGTTACAGTTTTGGAGACCTGTCCAATATTTCCTGCTCCCGGGTTCAGAGTGATGCAAGTGAAGACCTGCGTTTGTCCGATGTCAGAAGGGGTCCAGAGAATCCTGGGACCCTCAGCAATAAATTTTCCTCTTGGAAAGCCTGCATGCAAAGCCCACTGCACTGTGCAATCCATCCCACACTGTGCCTCACAGGTGTACTCACTTTGCATGCCTACTTCTGCATGGTTTGTCCCAGTCAGGTTAATGATAACATATCCAACTGCAGAAGGAGGTCATGTGAAACATCAGGTCATATGTTTATCCAAAGGTTAGGTATGTTGATCTGATTATCTGAATAATCTGATACATTAAATGACAGGACGTTATTGGAACAGTAAGGAAATATTtgacaataaatacaataaatgacTTACGATAAATCCAGTAGGCCTTGCTTATTACACTGGCACTTCCTTTAAGGACCTTGCACTGATATTGGCCACTATCTGACTCTTTCAAAATGCTAAAAGACAGAGTCAGGTTGTCTGGGGACAGGCTAATCCTGGAGTCTAATATAAGAGGTGCACCATCTTTAAGCCAGGTTATTGTGACTGGCAGGAAGGCCCCATCACATGTTAAACGAAATGACCGTCCCACTTTTGGCTGCTGGTGAAGTACTGACTGATCAGTTGATGGCTTCACAGAAATGGGATCTGTAAGAGTTCAAAGGACAATCACTAAATCAAAGATGACACTTGCATATGAAAAACTGTTGGTCAACTATTAtttaactgaattgaatttaagCTCATGAAAGTTTTCGGAACTCAGAGCCTCCGAGTGGACACATTGCAGGGTGAATCacacttttagacttttagccGAATATTGAATACTATTTAAATGAACTATTTaagtatttactataaaattaacTATTTACATTAACTATTCAACAATTTATCTAAAATAaactttactgttacactataattgatacaaattaaacaatgagaagactttctaaacctggatgagaatgagcaaacttctttattgccgacaatcagccaacaattccattgagctcaaggaaaaaTTTTTAAGTCAAAAGtaatcaaacaaaaacccaacagaacccatgccacccaaaaaagtttgaacacaaaaaagcaagcaagcaagagcaagagccccctccaaaggaaatctcctcaatatataccctggcacctctaggtgagtct harbors:
- the LOC113643709 gene encoding hemicentin-1-like is translated as MSGGFSASAFQLQPIYLQYFHSETKGELKMQLDVYINLLLTITGIVQVVTAAKPQMVRISGPDEVVAGVNTIYECSAFCSRTCYYTWNVKEQSFPGSKLTLTENGVDSFISITCTVTDEDNKHFVSEIRSVTVINPISVKPSTDQSVLHQQPKVGRSFRLTCDGAFLPVTITWLKDGAPLILDSRISLSPDNLTLSFSILKESDSGQYQCKVLKGSASVISKAYWIYLGYVIINLTGTNHAEVGMQSEYTCEAQCGMDCTVQWALHAGFPRGKFIAEGPRILWTPSDIGQTQVFTCITLNPGAGNIGQVSKTVTVVEARPHPKPSNAVSTKPSVTVVSSATLLMLVSACV